A genome region from Nicotiana tabacum cultivar K326 chromosome 13, ASM71507v2, whole genome shotgun sequence includes the following:
- the LOC142168360 gene encoding auxin-responsive protein SAUR21-like, with protein sequence MGIKVIPFIQANRILRRSSTCGGVPKGHCAVYVGESRKKLFIVPISYLNQPLFQDLLAQAEEEFDFDHPMGGLTIPCNEDVFVDLTSRLRIL encoded by the coding sequence ATGGGTATCAAAGTGATTCCATTTATTCAGGCTAATCGGATCCTAAGGAGGTCTTCGACATGTGGAGGTGTTCCAAAAGGACATTGTGCAGTATATGTAGGAGAGAGCCGGAAGAAACTATTCATCGTGCCAATATCATACTTGAACCAGCCTTTATTTCAAGACTTGTTAGCTCAAGCTGAAGAAGAGTTTGACTTTGATCATCCGATGGGCGGTCTCACAATACCTTGCAATGAGGATGTGTTCGTTGATCTCACTTCCCGCTTGAGGATATTATGA
- the LOC107810690 gene encoding auxin-responsive protein SAUR68-like → MISANKIIKIARKWQKFAVNQRKRISFPRSNNHDAECCSTSYSIVGKGHFVVYTTDQKRFVVPLAYLQHEIIGQLLHMSEEEFGLPSDGPITLPCDSIFMNYVISLIERGVAVDLQNALLVSVASSRCSSALYLHELRNTELLLLSRGPVNSMDNIEV, encoded by the exons ATGATCAGTGCTAACAAAATCATCAAGATAGCAAGGAAATGGCAGAAGTTTGCGGTCAACCAAAGGAAGAGAATTTCATTTCCAAGATCCAATAACCATGACGCAGAGTGTTGTAGTACATCTTATTCTATAGTTGGCAAAGGGCATTTTGTGGTGTATACAACTGATCAAAAGCGATTTGTGGTTCCTTTGGCTTATCTACAACATGAGATAATCGGACAACTATTGCACATGTCTGAAGAAGAGTTTGGACTTCCGAGTGATGGACCTATTACATTACCGTGTGATTCCATATTCATGAACTACGTCATATCACTCATCGAAAGAGGTGTAGCTGTAGATCTTCAGAATGCGTTGCTTGTATCAGTAGCTTCCAGTCGATGCTCATCAGCTTTATACCTTCATGAGCTAAGAAACACAGAATTACTA ttgctttctAGGGGTCCTGTGAATTCAATGGATAACATAGAAGTGTGA